A section of the Dehalobacter sp. DCM genome encodes:
- a CDS encoding TolC family protein: MKRIKHILLILFCCMFLLQPVTALGDSDNDLHVLSFDMIEEEVQERNPVIANNQDEAVDGIAQIDDSIDALIQQEKMFDEMSASLIADFTTIKVSSMPKDSLLNMINSYPESLPVDTNGLSDPVTILTSSTDPLLGFVTGQDTNGADMWFLLTMTAPQDLSLDYINFDSLKNYQLQIQSIENQIANMETQQDDSETLILQVEIGNSQIVWGVQQMFLTYIDLQQQLAGMQLNRKIQQKQVTLNNLKLDLGFITAQQCRTDESKLTDLDLTIASLEDNMASLLGNLNVSLGQDFDTPLTLKAAPEPDLEGIGSMDYDTDLDKALTNSILVRMEDSYTMQEQQRRETALDFDTRYKDVQEKVKTWNKEKDKLLSEQASYAISQKSFELGFISPLSLDIASQSVQKQLENKEKAKTDLLEAYTGYQWLLGGVKL, encoded by the coding sequence ATGAAAAGAATTAAACATATACTTCTAATACTGTTCTGCTGTATGTTTCTCCTTCAGCCGGTTACGGCACTGGGGGATAGCGATAATGACCTTCACGTTCTGAGTTTTGACATGATCGAAGAAGAAGTGCAGGAACGTAATCCGGTAATCGCAAACAATCAGGATGAAGCTGTAGATGGGATTGCGCAAATTGACGATAGCATAGATGCCCTTATTCAGCAGGAAAAAATGTTTGACGAGATGAGTGCCTCGCTTATTGCTGATTTTACTACCATAAAAGTAAGCAGCATGCCGAAGGACAGTTTACTGAATATGATCAACAGTTATCCAGAATCGTTGCCGGTGGATACCAACGGGCTATCCGATCCGGTAACCATACTGACGAGCAGCACCGATCCGCTGCTTGGTTTCGTCACAGGTCAGGACACCAATGGCGCGGATATGTGGTTTTTGCTGACCATGACCGCTCCCCAGGATCTTTCCCTGGATTATATCAACTTCGACTCGCTAAAAAATTATCAGTTACAGATCCAATCCATTGAAAATCAGATTGCGAATATGGAAACCCAGCAGGATGATAGCGAGACATTAATCCTCCAGGTAGAGATAGGCAATAGCCAAATCGTTTGGGGTGTCCAGCAGATGTTTTTAACTTATATTGACTTACAACAGCAACTGGCCGGGATGCAATTAAACCGGAAAATCCAGCAAAAACAGGTTACGTTAAATAATTTGAAACTGGATTTGGGATTTATTACGGCACAGCAATGCCGTACCGATGAATCCAAACTCACCGACCTTGATCTGACCATAGCCTCCCTGGAAGATAATATGGCTTCCTTGCTGGGGAACCTCAACGTTTCTCTCGGTCAGGATTTTGATACACCCTTAACACTAAAAGCTGCTCCCGAACCGGATTTAGAAGGGATCGGGTCCATGGACTATGACACTGATTTGGATAAGGCCTTGACCAATAGTATTTTGGTACGAATGGAAGATAGTTATACTATGCAGGAACAACAACGAAGAGAAACTGCTTTGGACTTCGACACCAGGTACAAAGACGTTCAGGAAAAAGTAAAGACCTGGAACAAAGAAAAGGACAAGTTGCTGTCGGAACAGGCATCCTATGCCATAAGTCAAAAATCTTTCGAATTAGGGTTTATTTCCCCTCTGTCTTTGGATATAGCAAGCCAATCGGTTCAAAAACAGCTGGAAAATAAAGAGAAAGCAAAAACCGATTTGCTCGAAGCTTATACTGGTTACCAGTGGTTGTTAGGGGGGGTAAAACTCTAA
- a CDS encoding HAMP domain-containing sensor histidine kinase, with protein sequence MRWSIRFKLPFMVFLVFLLVSLSVLFYYRFFMLEAGERSIQMNREALDRNSVEIAQGISVRYPDSDQIRTYLQDMAQKEKMNILVYDTNKQLAYQAESHHSKMFEMKSSAFVSVNGQTVFLLETETSFMPKDIMGMSILEGFVFFTLIILSLILLILVIYLHYNIVKPLSLLQNSFGLVGYRKNRQLTSLPLNRKDEIGDLAAGFEEMVKKLHDSHDQQLEMISSISHDLKTPLTSIRGYMERLLFSNIKTEEKKREYYRIIYQKAEDIQQLLQDFSDYTQNEEECTKLNQEAVALKSFFISICDEYAEELQAYHTDFTYQTDIAEHFLVLIDVRKIRRVVANLISNSLKYADPPIKIIISCTVWNGLAVITIEDNGRGVPEEDLANIFNKFYRTDKSRSTETMGAGLGLAICKRIVESHNGSINAYNRTEGGFGIRFTLPLIK encoded by the coding sequence ATGAGGTGGAGTATCCGGTTCAAACTGCCGTTTATGGTTTTTTTGGTATTTTTGCTGGTCAGTCTGAGCGTGCTTTTCTATTACCGCTTTTTCATGTTGGAAGCCGGAGAGCGGAGTATTCAGATGAACAGGGAAGCTTTAGATCGGAACAGCGTTGAAATAGCTCAAGGTATCAGCGTCAGATACCCTGACAGCGATCAAATCCGTACGTATCTTCAGGATATGGCGCAAAAAGAAAAAATGAACATTCTTGTTTATGATACCAATAAGCAATTGGCCTACCAGGCTGAGTCTCATCACAGCAAAATGTTTGAGATGAAGTCGTCCGCATTTGTATCCGTAAACGGTCAGACAGTTTTTCTTTTGGAAACAGAGACTTCGTTTATGCCGAAAGATATCATGGGTATGAGTATATTAGAAGGTTTTGTTTTTTTTACACTGATCATCCTATCGTTGATTCTTCTGATACTCGTGATTTATCTGCATTATAACATTGTTAAACCGCTTTCCCTGCTGCAAAACAGTTTTGGACTTGTGGGCTACCGTAAGAATAGACAATTAACTTCCCTTCCCTTGAATCGGAAGGATGAAATCGGGGACCTGGCAGCAGGCTTTGAGGAAATGGTGAAAAAGCTGCATGATTCCCACGATCAGCAACTGGAAATGATCTCTTCCATCTCGCATGATCTTAAAACCCCATTGACCTCCATTCGGGGATATATGGAAAGACTTTTATTTTCCAATATCAAAACCGAAGAAAAAAAGCGCGAGTATTACCGGATCATTTATCAGAAAGCGGAGGATATACAGCAGCTTCTGCAAGATTTTTCCGACTACACGCAGAACGAAGAGGAATGTACCAAACTAAACCAGGAAGCAGTGGCCTTAAAAAGCTTCTTTATATCCATCTGTGATGAATATGCGGAAGAATTGCAGGCCTACCATACGGATTTTACTTATCAAACGGATATCGCCGAACATTTCCTGGTCCTGATCGATGTCAGAAAAATTCGCCGGGTTGTTGCAAATCTAATCAGCAATTCCTTAAAGTATGCAGATCCTCCGATTAAAATAATCATATCCTGCACGGTTTGGAACGGATTAGCCGTTATAACCATAGAAGACAATGGCAGGGGAGTTCCGGAAGAAGATTTGGCCAACATCTTTAACAAATTTTATCGTACCGACAAATCCCGCTCGACGGAAACTATGGGAGCCGGGCTCGGGCTGGCTATCTGTAAGCGAATCGTCGAGAGCCACAATGGAAGCATCAATGCTTATAATCGAACAGAGGGTGGCTTTGGCATCCGATTTACACTGCCCCTGATTAAATAG
- a CDS encoding response regulator transcription factor, with translation MGVPKILIADDDHEIVNLLSDSLEDEGFEVVKAYDGKEVLRKLAETDLSLVILDVMMPEIDGLEVCRKVRNDIAIPIIILSAKDREIDKVIGLEVGADDYITKPFSIYELVARVNAHLRRERRSSIFSSKISNMLEIGNLSINKETFDVWVDGKKIDLSTREFQILVYLAENHNRVLSREKIYEAIWGDSTYGDINTVTVHIKNLRSKIDQHNQYIRTVWGIGYKFTGGLQ, from the coding sequence ATGGGAGTACCAAAGATTTTAATTGCCGACGATGATCATGAAATTGTGAATCTGTTGAGCGACAGTTTGGAAGACGAAGGCTTTGAAGTAGTCAAAGCCTATGACGGCAAAGAAGTATTGAGAAAATTGGCGGAAACAGATTTGTCCTTGGTCATCCTGGATGTGATGATGCCGGAAATAGATGGTCTGGAGGTATGTCGAAAGGTGAGAAACGACATTGCCATCCCTATCATTATCCTCAGCGCCAAAGACCGGGAAATTGATAAAGTGATCGGACTGGAAGTAGGGGCAGACGATTATATAACCAAACCATTCAGTATTTACGAGCTGGTTGCCAGAGTCAATGCCCACCTTCGCCGGGAGCGCCGCAGCAGTATATTTTCAAGTAAGATATCGAATATGCTGGAGATCGGAAATTTAAGTATTAACAAAGAGACCTTCGATGTTTGGGTCGATGGAAAAAAAATCGACCTGTCTACCCGCGAATTTCAGATCCTTGTTTACCTGGCAGAGAATCATAACAGAGTCTTGAGCAGAGAAAAGATCTATGAAGCCATTTGGGGCGATAGTACGTATGGGGATATCAATACGGTTACAGTTCATATCAAAAACCTGCGCAGCAAAATCGACCAACATAATCAGTATATTCGAACGGTCTGGGGGATTGGCTATAAATTTACAGGAGGCTTGCAATGA